In one window of Eggerthella guodeyinii DNA:
- a CDS encoding helix-turn-helix domain-containing protein has protein sequence MSKDLTARDIKRIREQYGLTQQGFARLLGLGEASVVRYENGQKPSKANANLIRAANDPAFMLDCLKRDGDLLSQEQRGKTEQIIYALVTFDEDGDIMDINEMYEITLQQEVLNEQAAQLMGDVSRLRAAAQEKGDAISAAVYEDAFMQLALAKRRIIDEGHLNKVRLSEIKGQIECMELLVKTREAKAA, from the coding sequence ATGTCGAAGGATCTGACGGCTCGGGATATCAAGCGTATTCGGGAGCAGTACGGCTTGACGCAGCAGGGTTTCGCGCGCTTGCTGGGGCTCGGCGAGGCGAGCGTCGTGCGGTACGAAAACGGGCAGAAGCCCAGCAAGGCGAACGCGAACCTCATACGCGCCGCCAACGATCCTGCGTTCATGCTGGATTGCCTCAAGCGCGACGGAGACCTCCTTTCTCAGGAGCAGCGCGGCAAAACCGAGCAGATCATTTACGCCTTAGTGACGTTCGACGAGGACGGGGACATCATGGACATCAACGAGATGTACGAGATCACGCTGCAACAGGAAGTGCTGAACGAGCAAGCTGCGCAGTTGATGGGGGACGTTTCGCGCTTGCGCGCTGCGGCTCAGGAGAAGGGGGACGCGATCTCCGCAGCGGTGTACGAGGATGCGTTCATGCAGCTGGCGTTGGCTAAGCGACGCATTATCGACGAAGGGCATTTGAACAAGGTGAGGCTTTCGGAGATCAAAGGTCAAATCGAATGCATGGAGCTTTTGGTGAAGACTCGTGAAGCGAAAGCCGCATAG
- a CDS encoding zeta toxin family protein yields the protein MENLECYSDEEFHGELQKVVSALVIGACLAPSDNPQAVLLGGQSGSGKTTLHNVFRNALNGNVIIVNGDEYRSFHPRYKQLCAQYGIDAPAHTAAWAGRMVEAVIDALSIMGYNLVIEGTLRTSDVPLKTAALLRGRGYRVSLALMAVKPEISLVSCQLRYEQMRIAGTEPRAVDPAHHLLIVEGIVDNLEALEDSGMFDNVSLYSRSERCLFSDADGEGRASEALRDVLFGDWTGEESRHLAYLKQRLEEAKACG from the coding sequence ATGGAGAACCTCGAGTGCTACTCGGATGAAGAATTTCATGGAGAGCTACAGAAGGTTGTCAGCGCATTGGTTATTGGTGCGTGTCTTGCACCTTCAGACAACCCGCAAGCTGTTTTGCTTGGCGGTCAAAGTGGATCGGGAAAGACGACGTTGCACAACGTCTTTCGCAATGCGCTGAACGGTAACGTGATTATCGTCAACGGTGACGAGTATCGCTCTTTCCATCCGCGGTATAAACAACTATGCGCACAATACGGCATCGATGCTCCGGCTCATACGGCTGCATGGGCCGGCCGGATGGTCGAGGCGGTCATCGACGCCCTTTCCATCATGGGGTACAACCTCGTCATCGAGGGGACGCTGCGCACCTCCGACGTTCCCCTCAAAACGGCGGCGCTCCTGCGCGGTCGGGGCTATCGCGTTTCGCTGGCGCTCATGGCGGTGAAGCCCGAAATATCGCTGGTGAGCTGCCAGTTGCGCTACGAGCAGATGCGCATCGCGGGCACGGAGCCGCGAGCGGTCGATCCGGCGCACCACCTCTTGATCGTCGAAGGCATCGTCGACAACCTGGAAGCGCTCGAAGATTCCGGCATGTTCGACAACGTCAGCCTCTACAGCCGCAGCGAGCGCTGCCTGTTCTCCGACGCCGACGGCGAGGGGCGCGCGAGCGAAGCGTTGCGGGACGTTCTGTTCGGCGACTGGACCGGCGAAGAGAGCAGGCACCTCGCATACCTCAAGCAGCGACTCGAAGAAGCGAAGGCGTGCGGCTAG
- a CDS encoding thiamine pyrophosphate-dependent enzyme, which translates to MAVNAKTISNDEFFFGHKACAGCGGSLAVRAALKVLGPNAVCALPAGCMSAVGFNFPQLSFANNAMITPFAATASVLTGIEAGLRAQGKKPDDCTVVGFAGDGGTADIGIQALSGAIDRNDDVLYICYDNEAYMNTGIQKSSLTPFGAKTTTTPAGSNMRGCLTQKKNMFEIVAAHGIPYAATASIGYLTDFIRKVEHAATIRGTKYIHVMAPCPTGWGCDVDETVDISKDIVDCGLWYLAEYEGGAFKLNRNPREFASVEAYLRRQGRFKALADEDIAEVEAARDAKWEVMRRDWA; encoded by the coding sequence ATGGCCGTGAATGCCAAGACCATTTCCAACGACGAGTTCTTCTTCGGCCACAAGGCGTGCGCCGGCTGCGGCGGGTCGCTCGCCGTGCGCGCGGCGCTCAAGGTGCTCGGGCCGAACGCGGTGTGCGCGCTGCCCGCGGGCTGCATGAGCGCCGTCGGCTTCAACTTCCCGCAGCTCAGCTTCGCCAACAACGCGATGATCACGCCGTTTGCAGCCACGGCCAGCGTGCTGACCGGCATCGAGGCCGGCCTGCGCGCCCAGGGCAAGAAGCCCGACGACTGCACGGTGGTGGGTTTCGCGGGCGACGGCGGCACGGCCGACATCGGCATCCAGGCGCTGTCGGGCGCCATCGACCGCAACGACGACGTGCTGTACATCTGCTACGACAACGAGGCGTACATGAACACGGGCATCCAGAAAAGCTCGCTCACGCCGTTCGGCGCGAAGACCACCACCACGCCGGCCGGCTCGAACATGCGCGGCTGTCTGACGCAGAAGAAGAACATGTTCGAGATCGTGGCCGCGCACGGCATCCCGTATGCGGCCACCGCGTCCATCGGCTACCTCACCGACTTCATCCGCAAGGTGGAGCACGCCGCCACCATCCGCGGCACGAAGTACATCCACGTGATGGCGCCGTGCCCGACCGGGTGGGGCTGCGACGTGGACGAGACGGTGGACATCTCGAAGGACATCGTCGACTGCGGCCTGTGGTACCTGGCCGAGTACGAGGGCGGCGCGTTCAAGCTCAACCGCAACCCTCGCGAATTCGCCAGCGTCGAGGCGTACCTGCGTCGTCAAGGCCGCTTCAAGGCCCTCGCCGACGAGGACATCGCGGAGGTCGAAGCCGCGCGCGATGCGAAATGGGAGGTCATGCGGAGGGATTGGGCGTAG